The Rathayibacter sp. VKM Ac-2759 genome includes a region encoding these proteins:
- a CDS encoding metalloregulator ArsR/SmtB family transcription factor, whose product MPIDSVRGTSAAVSLFHSLADPKRLQIVRRLRQGEARVSDLVAELGVAQSTASEHMSCLRECGLVVGRAEGRQVFYSLARPELIDLLESAEALLEATGFQVDLCGMFGTDSWDATDADAASTVSRDAGAAK is encoded by the coding sequence ATGCCGATTGATTCTGTGCGGGGCACGTCTGCCGCCGTATCCCTGTTCCATTCCTTGGCTGACCCGAAGCGTCTCCAAATCGTGAGGCGCTTGCGGCAGGGGGAGGCTCGGGTGAGCGATCTCGTGGCCGAGTTGGGTGTGGCGCAGTCCACGGCCTCGGAGCACATGAGCTGCCTGCGTGAATGCGGCCTCGTGGTGGGGCGCGCGGAGGGGCGACAGGTGTTCTACTCCCTGGCCCGGCCGGAGCTGATCGACCTGCTGGAGTCCGCAGAGGCTCTACTGGAAGCGACGGGCTTCCAGGTCGACCTGTGCGGCATGTTCGGAACGGACTCCTGGGACGCAACCGACGCGGATGCCGCGTCGACGGTGAGCCGCGACGCGGGGGCTGCGAAGTGA
- a CDS encoding cadmium resistance transporter, translated as MIGTIAAAIGLFAATNIDDIVVLTVLFLASARGSLPAWKVVAGQYLGFATLVAISVVAAAGLTIIPDEWVGLLGLIPLAIGLYGLIRTLRNRGDDDDDDEGSISAVGLLGVAGITIANGADNISLYTPVFRTSPVADTVVTIIVFFLLVAVWCLVARVVGTNKTVTELLERVEHWLVPAVFIGLGLFILIESGVLPRLLELF; from the coding sequence GTGATCGGCACGATCGCCGCGGCGATCGGTTTGTTCGCAGCGACGAACATCGATGACATCGTGGTTTTGACGGTGCTGTTCCTCGCGTCCGCGCGCGGCTCGTTGCCGGCATGGAAGGTCGTCGCGGGGCAGTATCTCGGTTTCGCGACTCTCGTCGCGATCAGCGTGGTCGCTGCCGCCGGTCTGACGATCATTCCGGATGAGTGGGTGGGCCTGCTGGGCCTGATTCCTCTGGCGATCGGTCTGTACGGGCTGATCCGCACCCTGCGCAACAGGGGCGACGATGACGATGACGATGAGGGCTCGATCAGCGCGGTCGGGCTGCTGGGTGTCGCGGGCATCACGATTGCGAACGGCGCGGACAACATCTCGCTGTACACGCCGGTGTTCCGTACCAGCCCGGTCGCGGACACGGTGGTCACGATCATCGTGTTCTTCCTGCTCGTGGCGGTGTGGTGCCTGGTCGCTCGCGTCGTCGGGACGAACAAGACAGTCACGGAGCTGCTCGAGCGGGTCGAGCACTGGCTCGTGCCTGCCGTGTTCATCGGTCTGGGGCTCTTCATCCTGATCGAGTCGGGTGTCCTGCCCCGACTCCTCGAACTCTTCTGA
- a CDS encoding signal peptidase II, which produces MAATRTAAFRVAVAAALIAAAFALDQLTKSWALTELGDGRTIELALGARLKLIFNPGVAFGMGSELGPPLAVGLIGIAGALTVWVFVRAARGAPMGGTALLALAAGGGAGNIWDRISRATGTPLSGEVVDFIAVDWFAIFNVADIFTTCGIAGWAVLQVFGKHDSPEPRRSET; this is translated from the coding sequence ATGGCCGCGACGCGCACGGCCGCGTTCCGAGTGGCGGTGGCGGCCGCGCTGATCGCGGCAGCGTTCGCCCTCGATCAGCTCACCAAGAGCTGGGCGCTCACGGAGCTAGGCGACGGGCGCACCATCGAGCTCGCGCTGGGCGCCCGGCTGAAGTTGATCTTCAATCCCGGCGTCGCGTTCGGGATGGGCTCGGAGCTGGGCCCGCCGCTGGCGGTGGGACTGATCGGCATCGCCGGCGCTCTCACGGTCTGGGTCTTCGTGCGTGCCGCTCGAGGCGCGCCGATGGGCGGCACGGCTCTCCTGGCTCTTGCCGCTGGGGGTGGCGCCGGGAACATCTGGGACCGCATCAGCCGCGCAACAGGCACTCCCCTCAGCGGGGAGGTCGTGGACTTCATCGCGGTCGACTGGTTCGCGATCTTCAACGTCGCGGACATCTTCACCACCTGTGGCATCGCCGGCTGGGCTGTCCTCCAGGTCTTCGGCAAGCACGACAGTCCCGAACCGCGCAGGTCCGAAACGTGA
- a CDS encoding TlpA disulfide reductase family protein has translation MSALTRRALLTFPPLAVIGLATSGCARDDLAEQYRGGSNKNYVAGDGTVIEWPIGSRGEPVEFVGTGETGESISSDDYRGQVLVVNFWYAACAPCRAEAPDLQALHEQYDGNGATFLGVNVRDQAETAVAFANTYDITYPSIIDTDAAVALAFAGKFAANAVPTTLVLDVEGRPAARILGRVTARSILDTLIADTIAEAAS, from the coding sequence GTGAGCGCCCTCACCCGCCGCGCCCTGCTGACCTTCCCTCCGCTCGCCGTGATCGGCTTGGCGACCAGCGGGTGCGCCCGCGATGACCTCGCGGAGCAGTACCGGGGCGGGTCGAACAAGAACTACGTCGCCGGCGACGGCACGGTCATCGAGTGGCCGATTGGCAGCCGCGGCGAGCCGGTGGAGTTCGTGGGAACAGGCGAGACCGGGGAGTCGATCAGCTCGGACGACTATCGCGGGCAGGTGCTCGTTGTGAACTTCTGGTACGCCGCGTGCGCCCCCTGCCGCGCCGAAGCACCCGACCTCCAGGCGCTGCACGAGCAGTACGACGGGAACGGCGCGACGTTTCTGGGGGTCAACGTCCGCGACCAGGCCGAGACGGCCGTGGCGTTCGCGAACACCTACGACATCACCTACCCTTCGATCATCGACACCGACGCCGCGGTGGCTCTCGCGTTCGCTGGGAAGTTCGCCGCGAACGCCGTCCCCACCACCCTCGTCCTCGACGTCGAGGGTCGGCCCGCCGCGCGGATCCTCGGCCGCGTCACGGCCCGCTCGATCCTCGACACCCTCATCGCGGACACCATCGCGGAGGCGGCGTCGTGA
- a CDS encoding cytochrome c biogenesis protein CcdA, producing the protein MLAAPIAVLAGLVSFASPCVLPLVPGYLAYIGGNPDLAAGSRRRLVAGVGLFVAGFAVVFIAYGAAFGALGTWLLEWQDTVTRILGVLVILMGVVFIGQVRFLQRTIRPRWKPATGLAGAPLLGVVFGLGWTPCFGPTLAAISALSLDGASAGRGALLGLLYCLGLGIPFLLIALGFSWAATATSFLKRHIRTINLLGGGLLILIGTAMVTGLWTQLIYRLQNLINGFVLPI; encoded by the coding sequence TTGCTCGCTGCACCCATCGCGGTCCTCGCCGGGCTCGTCTCGTTCGCGTCCCCGTGCGTGCTGCCCCTCGTTCCCGGCTACCTCGCCTACATCGGCGGGAACCCGGACCTCGCCGCGGGCAGCCGCCGTCGCCTCGTCGCCGGGGTGGGCCTGTTCGTCGCCGGCTTCGCCGTCGTCTTCATCGCCTACGGTGCCGCGTTCGGCGCGCTCGGCACGTGGCTGCTCGAATGGCAGGACACCGTCACCCGCATCCTCGGCGTGCTCGTGATCCTCATGGGTGTCGTGTTCATCGGTCAGGTTCGGTTCCTGCAACGCACGATCCGTCCCCGCTGGAAACCGGCAACCGGACTCGCCGGAGCACCCCTGCTCGGTGTCGTGTTCGGGCTCGGGTGGACGCCCTGCTTCGGACCCACCCTCGCCGCGATCTCCGCGTTGAGCCTGGACGGGGCGTCCGCGGGCCGCGGCGCGCTGCTCGGGCTGCTGTACTGCCTGGGCTTGGGGATCCCGTTCCTGCTGATCGCGCTCGGATTCTCCTGGGCGGCAACCGCGACCAGCTTCCTCAAGCGCCACATCCGCACCATCAACCTCCTCGGCGGAGGGCTGCTGATCCTCATCGGCACCGCGATGGTCACCGGCCTGTGGACCCAGTTGATCTACCGCCTGCAGAACCTCATCAACGGGTTCGTCCTCCCCATCTGA
- a CDS encoding cation transporter has product MPTPTETEQLTRRGLRLAQFTVAYNVIEGIVAIAAGIAAGLVSVIGFGIDSGIESIAAVLVGLRLAARLRHGEADEAKERRTLKFVAVTFFLLAAYVTIEGIRSLIEGEAPESSPVSIVLLALSIIVMPVLAGLKTRVGKKLGDPLILADAAETRICVLLSVSTLVGLVLYALTGAAWLDPVAGFVIALFAIHEGREAWEGELVEDDDDDDD; this is encoded by the coding sequence ATGCCCACGCCCACCGAGACCGAACAGTTGACCCGACGCGGGCTGCGCCTCGCGCAGTTCACCGTCGCCTACAACGTCATCGAGGGGATCGTCGCGATCGCGGCGGGCATCGCCGCGGGACTCGTGTCCGTGATCGGGTTCGGCATCGATTCCGGTATCGAATCGATCGCCGCCGTGCTGGTGGGCCTGCGTCTGGCGGCGCGGCTGCGACACGGCGAAGCGGACGAGGCCAAGGAGCGGCGCACGCTGAAATTCGTCGCGGTGACGTTCTTCCTCCTCGCCGCGTACGTGACCATCGAGGGCATCCGGAGCCTGATCGAGGGTGAGGCTCCCGAGTCCTCGCCCGTCAGCATCGTGCTCCTGGCCCTCTCGATCATCGTCATGCCGGTGCTCGCCGGGCTGAAGACCCGCGTCGGGAAGAAGCTCGGTGACCCCCTGATCCTCGCGGACGCCGCAGAGACCCGAATCTGCGTCCTGCTGAGCGTCTCCACCCTCGTCGGACTCGTTCTGTACGCGCTCACCGGTGCGGCGTGGCTGGACCCCGTTGCGGGCTTCGTCATCGCCCTCTTCGCGATCCACGAGGGCCGCGAGGCCTGGGAAGGCGAACTCGTGGAGGACGACGATGATGATGACGACTAG